From one Flavobacterium kingsejongi genomic stretch:
- a CDS encoding ComEA family DNA-binding protein, whose translation MTTKYMYLKYTRQQRSGILLFFTVIIALQFGYFFSDTTFKEAPDAEQEQWLALQPGIEQQKIEKAKIKAAILPFNPNYISDFKGYQLGMTPAEIDRLLDYRKTGRYVNSPEEFQQLTQISDSLLQQITPLFKFPDWRKNKKKASFSVVPKKDHPVFSMVDINTATQEELMGVKGIGPALSKRILEQKEVLGAFAMLEQLEGIRGLSAEVIRELGKHFKVMAGPPLRKININTASLKELALFPYFSYPLSKEIVTFRSMNNGILNIEDLTKINGFPVEKLNYIALYLEF comes from the coding sequence ATGACTACAAAATATATGTATCTAAAATATACCCGGCAACAACGATCCGGGATACTGCTTTTTTTTACGGTGATTATTGCCTTGCAGTTCGGGTATTTCTTTTCCGATACTACGTTCAAAGAAGCACCAGATGCCGAACAGGAGCAATGGCTCGCCTTGCAGCCCGGTATTGAGCAGCAGAAAATAGAAAAAGCTAAAATAAAGGCTGCAATCTTGCCTTTTAATCCCAATTACATTTCGGACTTCAAAGGCTACCAACTGGGAATGACACCTGCAGAAATTGACCGCTTACTGGACTATCGGAAAACTGGCCGTTATGTGAATAGCCCGGAAGAATTCCAGCAGCTAACTCAAATTTCCGATAGCCTGCTACAACAAATCACTCCTTTATTTAAATTTCCCGATTGGCGTAAAAATAAAAAAAAGGCCTCTTTTTCAGTCGTGCCTAAAAAGGATCACCCGGTTTTTTCAATGGTGGATATCAATACAGCGACGCAGGAAGAACTGATGGGAGTAAAGGGGATAGGACCGGCATTGTCAAAGCGGATTCTGGAACAGAAAGAAGTGTTGGGTGCTTTTGCAATGTTGGAACAGTTAGAAGGCATTAGAGGTCTTTCGGCTGAAGTCATTCGGGAACTGGGAAAGCATTTTAAGGTGATGGCAGGTCCACCGCTGAGGAAAATAAACATCAATACTGCGAGCCTTAAAGAACTGGCACTTTTTCCCTATTTCAGCTATCCCCTTTCCAAAGAAATAGTGACTTTTAGAAGTATGAATAATGGCATTTTGAATATTGAGGATTTAACAAAAATAAACGGCTTTCCTGTTGAAAAGTTAAATTATATTGCCTTATATTTGGAATTCTAA
- a CDS encoding PspC family transcriptional regulator: MGFITNIRHFFEKHGFEVSSRLADKLGMRASSVRLFFIYISFVTIGLWFGVYLTLAFWLKLKDMFYTKRSSVFDL; the protein is encoded by the coding sequence ATGGGATTTATTACGAACATACGTCATTTCTTTGAAAAGCATGGTTTTGAGGTTTCTTCCCGTCTTGCAGATAAACTGGGGATGCGTGCCAGTAGTGTGCGCCTTTTCTTCATCTATATTTCCTTTGTTACCATCGGGCTTTGGTTTGGAGTATACCTTACGTTGGCATTCTGGTTAAAGCTGAAAGACATGTTTTACACCAAGCGAAGTTCGGTGTTCGACCTGTAA
- a CDS encoding DUF2851 family protein, which produces MMKEDFLQYVWKFKKFNFSDLVTTVGETLVILNSGEDHSGSGPDFFNAQIMIDDQIWAGNIEIHLKSSDWYVHAHETDVAYENVILHVVWEHDTEVYRKDNSEIPVLEIKKYIAPNLLMRYKALTAGKSWIYCEKQLESIPQFTLMHWQERLFFERLERKSVSITALAEHSGNDWEAVLFWILAKNFGLNTNGDLFLKIARSIPFTIIRKEAFEYENLEALLLGRAGLLADEKEDQYYKSLQNRWMYLSVKYQLAHVHIDPVAFFRHRPDNFPTIRLSQLAQLYHRHHNLFSKLICCDTVTQIKAILEVAVSPYWKTHYQFDRLSPPKKKVFSDAFMELIIINTIVPLQFTYALQNGRDCTEESICLLSAMAPEKNAVLDKFLEFKIKAQSAYESQALLQLKKEYCERKRCLECAIGIELLKG; this is translated from the coding sequence ATGATGAAAGAAGATTTTTTACAATATGTATGGAAATTTAAAAAATTTAATTTTTCAGATTTAGTTACTACAGTCGGTGAAACACTTGTGATTTTAAATTCAGGCGAAGACCATTCAGGCTCCGGCCCTGATTTTTTCAATGCGCAGATCATGATTGACGATCAGATTTGGGCAGGCAACATCGAAATACATTTAAAATCCTCGGATTGGTATGTACATGCCCACGAAACCGATGTTGCCTATGAAAATGTAATCCTGCATGTCGTGTGGGAACATGACACCGAAGTCTACCGAAAGGATAATTCCGAAATTCCGGTTCTCGAAATCAAAAAGTACATTGCTCCAAATCTTCTAATGCGGTATAAAGCATTGACTGCGGGGAAATCATGGATTTATTGTGAGAAACAGCTCGAGTCCATCCCTCAGTTTACATTGATGCATTGGCAGGAACGCCTTTTTTTTGAGCGCCTGGAACGAAAGTCCGTCAGCATTACGGCCTTGGCGGAGCATTCTGGCAATGATTGGGAAGCTGTGCTTTTTTGGATATTGGCTAAAAATTTCGGACTGAATACCAATGGTGATCTGTTTTTAAAAATAGCCCGTTCCATTCCGTTTACCATAATCCGTAAGGAAGCTTTTGAGTATGAAAACCTGGAAGCCCTCCTGTTGGGCCGCGCCGGATTATTAGCGGATGAAAAAGAAGATCAGTATTACAAGTCCTTACAAAACCGTTGGATGTATTTGTCTGTCAAATACCAATTGGCACACGTACACATTGACCCGGTAGCATTTTTCCGGCACCGTCCCGATAATTTCCCCACCATCCGGTTGTCTCAGCTGGCCCAGTTATACCACAGGCACCACAATTTATTTTCCAAACTCATTTGTTGTGATACCGTTACACAAATTAAAGCCATACTTGAGGTCGCAGTCTCGCCGTACTGGAAAACCCATTACCAGTTTGACCGGCTTAGCCCTCCTAAAAAGAAAGTCTTTTCGGATGCTTTTATGGAACTGATTATCATCAATACAATTGTGCCTTTACAGTTTACCTATGCACTCCAAAATGGGCGCGATTGTACAGAAGAAAGCATCTGCCTGTTGTCGGCAATGGCTCCGGAAAAGAATGCGGTGCTGGATAAGTTCCTGGAATTTAAAATAAAAGCCCAATCAGCTTATGAATCGCAGGCTTTGTTACAGCTCAAGAAAGAGTATTGTGAAAGAAAGCGCTGTTTGGAATGCGCTATTGGGATAGAACTCTTAAAAGGATAA
- a CDS encoding 3'-5' exonuclease: MNFTAIDFETATGHPESACAVGIVTVQNGIITDEYYTLIQPPQNEYWYRNIMVHGIKPIETWDKPLFDDLFPEIQKRLFGQTIVAHNEAFDRNVLTKTMKYYGLYYDELEIADRWECTCKIYKAKGYKPANLKACSERNNIVLNHHEALSDARACAQLYLLQ, translated from the coding sequence ATGAATTTTACCGCTATCGATTTTGAAACGGCTACTGGTCATCCGGAAAGTGCCTGCGCAGTAGGCATAGTGACCGTTCAAAATGGAATAATTACCGATGAATATTATACACTGATCCAGCCACCACAAAATGAATATTGGTATCGTAATATCATGGTTCATGGGATCAAACCTATTGAAACCTGGGATAAGCCATTATTTGATGATTTGTTTCCTGAAATACAGAAGCGTTTGTTTGGGCAAACAATAGTGGCCCATAACGAAGCTTTCGACCGGAATGTATTAACGAAGACCATGAAATATTACGGCTTGTATTATGATGAGCTCGAAATTGCCGACCGTTGGGAATGCACCTGCAAAATATACAAAGCCAAAGGCTATAAACCAGCCAATCTGAAAGCCTGCAGCGAACGAAACAATATTGTGTTGAACCACCATGAAGCCTTATCCGATGCCCGTGCATGTGCACAACTGTATCTGTTGCAATAA
- a CDS encoding GLPGLI family protein translates to MKPTLLFFLLIFVGFSATAQKKSKTIQVTYTKSSNGTVIENQDPILLLASGTTSLVTTEKILQKKAGFPIEQTYTFYPKNTTYQVAQLKNEKTILVADSTALEKQKFELLPDTKKILGYPCKKAKISINSNTIEIWYTNALPQKGGPSVLGQNLGLVLEVNRNGNYQVLATKIEILKKTPAVLTLPAATTPTVDVLTYRDILWKSKFQTIPIFENEIINFSDQSKSNDSILRFANGTILVKKVKLPKIKNGSLVFAAVTEQSNGDAYDRTGSVFVIPMEGSVSFLDGLQKGISSLPVYDNGNGKKYQGIARTDNYTPLLELMRFFTPFGIHQYNSLKLKNKVWQDSVLYRQEISELIPALSGQEVYIGMTIGNYDKGGHKVSLDLTIHPDEESAIRADTFVLPLFNTTNVMEMAGQEYGTLFNTPKGLEVTFQLKQPLKNARLRYITTGHGGWENGDEFIPKKNTITLDGKTIFDLAPWRTDCGSYRLSNPASGNFENGLSSSDYSRSNWCPGTVTNPYWIDLGPMAAGSHTITVTIPQGANEGGSFSSWNVSGVLIGE, encoded by the coding sequence ATGAAACCTACACTTCTATTCTTCCTTTTAATTTTTGTTGGCTTTTCGGCCACAGCCCAGAAAAAAAGTAAAACGATACAAGTCACCTATACCAAAAGTTCTAATGGAACCGTCATTGAAAACCAGGACCCTATACTTCTTCTAGCCTCAGGGACTACCAGCCTGGTGACAACGGAAAAAATACTGCAAAAGAAAGCGGGTTTCCCTATCGAACAGACCTACACTTTCTATCCTAAAAACACCACTTACCAGGTTGCCCAATTGAAAAACGAAAAAACAATCCTGGTTGCCGACAGTACTGCTTTGGAAAAACAAAAGTTTGAACTGCTGCCGGACACGAAGAAAATACTGGGTTATCCTTGCAAAAAAGCTAAAATTAGTATCAACTCCAATACTATTGAGATCTGGTACACGAATGCGTTACCTCAAAAAGGCGGCCCTTCAGTCTTAGGTCAAAACTTAGGCCTTGTGCTTGAAGTGAACCGAAATGGAAACTATCAGGTATTGGCCACAAAAATTGAAATCCTAAAAAAAACTCCTGCGGTTCTCACCTTACCGGCTGCCACTACGCCAACCGTGGATGTACTGACCTATCGCGATATTTTATGGAAAAGCAAATTCCAAACGATTCCTATTTTTGAAAACGAAATCATCAACTTCTCCGATCAATCGAAATCCAACGATTCTATTTTGCGTTTTGCGAATGGCACCATACTGGTCAAAAAAGTAAAACTACCCAAAATAAAAAATGGCAGCCTTGTTTTTGCTGCGGTGACAGAGCAATCCAATGGGGATGCTTATGACCGTACGGGATCGGTATTCGTGATTCCTATGGAAGGCTCCGTCTCTTTTTTAGATGGCCTGCAAAAAGGAATCAGCAGCCTGCCGGTTTACGACAATGGTAATGGGAAGAAATACCAGGGCATTGCCAGAACCGATAACTATACTCCCTTATTAGAATTAATGCGCTTTTTTACGCCTTTTGGCATCCACCAGTACAATTCCCTAAAACTAAAAAACAAAGTGTGGCAGGATAGCGTTTTGTACCGTCAGGAAATCTCAGAATTGATCCCGGCATTGAGCGGGCAGGAAGTCTATATTGGAATGACTATAGGCAATTATGATAAAGGCGGGCACAAAGTAAGCCTTGACCTTACCATTCATCCCGACGAAGAATCCGCTATTCGTGCTGACACTTTTGTACTGCCACTTTTTAATACTACGAATGTTATGGAAATGGCCGGCCAGGAATATGGTACTTTATTCAATACGCCAAAAGGGCTGGAAGTTACATTCCAACTGAAACAACCTTTGAAAAATGCACGATTGCGTTATATCACTACGGGCCATGGAGGCTGGGAAAACGGAGATGAATTTATCCCTAAGAAAAATACTATTACACTGGATGGAAAAACGATATTTGACCTGGCGCCATGGCGAACGGATTGCGGTTCCTACCGATTGAGCAATCCTGCTTCCGGGAATTTTGAAAACGGATTATCCTCTTCGGACTATAGCCGTTCCAATTGGTGTCCCGGTACAGTGACCAATCCGTACTGGATCGATTTAGGGCCGATGGCTGCCGGTAGTCATACGATTACGGTAACTATCCCACAGGGCGCAAATGAAGGGGGCAGTTTCAGTTCCTGGAATGTTTCGGGTGTATTGATTGGAGAGTAA
- a CDS encoding pyridoxal-phosphate dependent enzyme produces the protein MKYAKNILETIGNTPLVKLNKTIEDIEALVLAKVETFNPGNSVKDRMAVKMIEDAEADGRLKPGGTIIEGTSGNTGMGLALVAIVKGYKLICVISDKQSKEKMDILRAVGAKVVVCPTDVEPTDPRSYYSVSKRLAEETPNAWYVNQYDNPSNAIAHYEQTAPEIWEQTEGKITHFVVGVGTGGTISGVAKYLKERNPNIKIWGIDTYGSVFKKYHETGIFDENEIYSYITEGIGEDILPKNVDFSLIDGFTKVTDKDAAVYTRKLALEEGIFVGNSAGAAIKGLLQLKEHFKPEDVVVVLFHDSGSRYVGKMFNDDWMRERGFLEEEIKKAEDVIKDHIDKPLVIVRTEELVSHAIERMRKYKISQIPVIDINGFVGSVDETDLFQSYVSDKDVADKPIREIMGKPYPIVKLGTSIEEVSKLFSKDNQAVLVDLGNGKHHIITKYDIIGSIK, from the coding sequence ATGAAATACGCAAAAAATATTTTAGAGACTATTGGTAATACACCTTTGGTAAAACTAAATAAAACGATAGAAGATATTGAAGCCCTCGTGCTTGCTAAAGTAGAAACGTTTAATCCGGGTAATTCTGTAAAAGACAGGATGGCTGTAAAAATGATTGAAGATGCAGAAGCAGACGGGCGTTTAAAACCAGGAGGAACCATCATCGAGGGAACGTCCGGAAATACCGGAATGGGACTGGCTTTGGTAGCTATCGTAAAAGGATATAAGCTTATCTGCGTGATTTCCGACAAACAATCAAAAGAAAAAATGGATATCCTGCGTGCCGTAGGAGCAAAGGTAGTTGTATGTCCAACAGATGTAGAACCAACCGATCCACGTTCGTACTATTCTGTTTCAAAGAGACTGGCAGAAGAAACGCCAAACGCATGGTATGTAAACCAGTACGATAATCCATCCAATGCTATTGCGCACTATGAGCAGACAGCTCCGGAAATCTGGGAACAGACAGAAGGTAAGATTACTCATTTTGTAGTAGGTGTAGGAACAGGAGGAACAATCTCTGGTGTGGCAAAATATCTGAAAGAAAGAAATCCAAATATCAAAATCTGGGGAATTGATACCTACGGTTCTGTATTTAAAAAATACCATGAAACCGGAATTTTTGATGAAAATGAAATCTATTCCTACATTACAGAAGGAATCGGAGAAGACATCTTGCCTAAAAACGTTGACTTTTCATTAATTGACGGTTTTACCAAAGTAACCGATAAGGACGCGGCAGTATACACCCGTAAACTGGCACTTGAAGAAGGTATTTTTGTAGGGAATTCAGCTGGAGCAGCCATCAAAGGATTGCTGCAGTTAAAAGAGCACTTCAAACCGGAAGATGTTGTTGTGGTGCTTTTCCATGATAGCGGAAGCCGTTATGTTGGAAAAATGTTCAATGATGACTGGATGCGCGAAAGAGGTTTCCTGGAAGAGGAAATCAAAAAAGCCGAAGATGTAATCAAAGACCATATTGATAAACCATTGGTAATTGTACGTACCGAAGAATTGGTATCCCATGCCATTGAAAGAATGCGTAAATATAAAATCTCACAAATCCCGGTAATTGATATCAATGGATTTGTAGGTTCAGTAGATGAAACAGATTTATTCCAGAGTTATGTTTCCGATAAAGATGTAGCAGATAAACCCATTCGCGAAATAATGGGCAAACCATATCCGATTGTAAAACTGGGTACTTCAATAGAAGAAGTCTCTAAATTGTTCAGCAAAGACAATCAGGCCGTATTGGTGGATTTAGGAAATGGCAAACACCATATCATTACCAAATACGATATCATCGGTTCTATAAAATAA
- a CDS encoding putative porin, with protein sequence MIKKLVLALLLLFPFILMAQNKNAGEDKKAEKSTFQKAKEARIKENAEKAPINLYRIITIDRDTTFVDTSLTIQKEYKFNCLRKDNFGLLPFANEGQTYNTLDFELTNFSPYPEFGFKAKHFNYLETRDIKYYSVATPFTELYFKTVMEQGQMLDAFLTLNTSERLNFSIAYKGLRSVGKYVNQVSSNGNFRFTTSYKSHKNRYLLNAHFTAQDLYNDENGGILSTANFESGEDPFTERARLDVYFDDASSMLKGNRYFIDHSFRINKEGGDNNLRITHQMNFENKSFEFSQPTISTRFGPSYVSSNIKDKTRYNRFYNKVGATYENSTIGEVQFFIEDFRYNYYYNRAIFDGTGLIIPNKLGTTINSVGGQYRYQKNNWNGKFLYSRSISTQSISNLDASVVYRLDDKNHFTFRYQNISKLPDNNYSLYQSGYTEYNWSNSFKNQKINSLHVEAKTQWATASLELTTLNDYLYFQNTQARIDSLIVKPFQYNKVINYMAFKVAKEFKFGKWALDNTVLYQKTDQSDKILNVPQLVTRNTIYYSDFIFKKAMYIQTGITFSYFSKYYANDYNPLIGEFYVQQEKQIGDFPMFDFFINAEVGQTRIYLKAEHFNSALSGYDFYSAPNYPYRDFIVRFGLVWNFFK encoded by the coding sequence ATGATAAAGAAATTAGTATTGGCTTTACTGTTGTTATTCCCTTTTATTTTGATGGCTCAAAATAAAAATGCGGGGGAGGATAAAAAAGCAGAAAAAAGCACCTTCCAAAAAGCGAAAGAGGCCAGGATCAAGGAAAATGCCGAAAAAGCACCTATTAACTTATACCGGATTATCACTATAGATAGGGATACCACATTTGTGGATACTTCACTCACCATTCAGAAAGAATATAAATTCAATTGCCTGCGTAAAGATAATTTTGGGTTGCTTCCTTTTGCAAATGAAGGACAAACCTATAATACACTTGATTTTGAACTGACCAACTTTTCCCCTTATCCGGAATTTGGATTCAAAGCCAAACATTTTAATTACCTCGAAACACGGGATATCAAATACTATTCGGTAGCGACACCGTTTACCGAACTCTATTTTAAGACCGTTATGGAACAGGGGCAAATGCTGGATGCATTCCTGACCCTGAATACTTCCGAAAGACTGAATTTTTCAATTGCCTATAAAGGACTGCGTTCCGTGGGTAAATATGTGAACCAGGTTTCCAGTAACGGAAACTTCCGGTTTACAACGAGCTATAAATCCCATAAAAACCGCTACCTGCTCAATGCACACTTTACAGCGCAGGATTTGTACAATGATGAAAATGGGGGAATCCTCAGTACTGCCAATTTTGAAAGTGGCGAAGATCCGTTTACCGAAAGGGCCCGATTGGATGTTTATTTTGATGATGCCTCTTCCATGCTAAAAGGAAACCGGTATTTTATCGACCATTCCTTTAGGATCAATAAAGAAGGCGGCGATAATAATTTACGGATTACCCACCAGATGAATTTTGAAAATAAATCGTTCGAATTCTCGCAGCCTACCATAAGTACGCGTTTTGGACCTTCCTATGTTTCTTCCAATATTAAAGATAAAACCCGCTACAATCGGTTTTATAATAAAGTAGGAGCCACCTATGAGAATAGTACTATAGGCGAAGTGCAGTTTTTTATAGAGGATTTTAGATACAACTATTATTACAACAGGGCTATCTTTGATGGAACAGGGCTTATAATCCCAAATAAATTAGGCACAACAATCAATAGTGTTGGTGGGCAGTACCGTTACCAGAAAAACAATTGGAATGGTAAGTTTTTATATTCCAGATCCATTTCCACCCAGTCCATTTCAAACCTGGATGCTTCGGTAGTGTATCGTTTGGATGATAAGAATCATTTTACATTCCGATACCAGAACATCAGTAAGCTACCGGATAACAATTATAGCCTGTATCAAAGTGGTTACACCGAATACAACTGGTCCAATAGTTTTAAGAACCAGAAGATCAATTCACTGCATGTAGAGGCGAAGACGCAATGGGCGACCGCATCATTAGAATTGACTACCCTAAACGATTACCTTTATTTTCAAAATACACAAGCCCGCATTGATTCGCTTATTGTAAAACCATTCCAATACAATAAGGTGATTAATTATATGGCTTTCAAAGTAGCCAAAGAATTCAAATTCGGAAAGTGGGCTTTGGACAACACCGTATTATATCAGAAAACAGATCAGTCCGATAAGATCTTAAACGTGCCACAACTGGTGACCCGTAATACGATTTATTATTCTGATTTTATTTTCAAAAAAGCAATGTACATCCAGACCGGGATTACCTTTAGCTATTTTTCAAAATACTATGCTAATGATTATAACCCGCTGATTGGGGAGTTTTATGTACAGCAGGAAAAACAAATTGGGGATTTTCCGATGTTCGATTTCTTTATTAATGCCGAAGTCGGGCAAACCCGCATTTACCTGAAAGCAGAACATTTTAATTCGGCACTTTCAGGATATGATTTTTATTCAGCACCCAACTATCCTTACCGTGATTTTATTGTACGGTTTGGTCTGGTTTGGAATTTCTTCAAATAG
- a CDS encoding SusD/RagB family nutrient-binding outer membrane lipoprotein, giving the protein MKKIKYITAGLLSLCLFQACSEDKMDEINENTNNPINVPSRLIITDVMTASAFSLTGADLSFYTGVYTELHGGGHNQMYRAQIRSGEPQLSATYNNMWNASYIQLRTLKIIIDKCSTGEEAGNYHTLGIAKILYSYNLAMLTDLFGDVPHSEALQPIANKQPKLDKQEDIYNEVIAGLEEGILELSKTTGYASLGNQDPIYRGEAQNWIKAANGLLARYTMRLSHRTADYAAVIAYADASFAAQSEEMKFVNAQVPNPFARFHRDRSALFVSKSFYEKMLANGPADARTESFFTKLETTPGSGVFEVKPLDNAQENPLEGQNLYSISALMSESNPIYMMSYHELLFLKAEAQARLGQDTAALETLDKALVAAFTKTQRVTFTPEQASTYFASLGTLTGNDLLKKIMLEKYISFYENEAVEAYNDIRRLNAMGNADFIPLVHPSPNKFPQRLSYGNSDVSRNPNVQAAYGDGSYVYTEKVWWAGGTR; this is encoded by the coding sequence ATGAAGAAAATAAAATACATAACCGCAGGGCTTTTAAGCCTCTGCCTCTTCCAGGCTTGTTCAGAGGACAAGATGGATGAGATTAATGAGAATACAAATAATCCGATTAATGTACCAAGCCGATTGATCATTACCGATGTAATGACAGCCTCTGCTTTTTCACTAACCGGAGCGGATCTTTCATTCTACACGGGGGTCTATACCGAATTGCACGGTGGTGGGCACAATCAGATGTACCGCGCACAGATTCGATCCGGGGAGCCACAGTTGTCGGCAACCTACAACAATATGTGGAACGCCAGCTACATCCAGCTGCGTACATTAAAGATTATCATTGATAAATGCAGTACCGGGGAAGAAGCAGGAAACTATCATACACTGGGAATTGCAAAAATCTTATATTCCTATAATTTAGCAATGCTGACGGATCTTTTTGGTGATGTTCCACATTCTGAAGCCCTACAGCCGATAGCGAACAAACAGCCCAAATTAGACAAGCAGGAAGACATCTACAATGAGGTGATTGCCGGTTTGGAAGAAGGAATTCTGGAGCTTAGTAAAACTACAGGTTATGCCAGTTTAGGAAATCAGGATCCTATCTATAGAGGGGAAGCGCAAAACTGGATTAAGGCGGCTAATGGTTTGTTAGCGCGTTATACCATGCGTTTGTCACACAGGACAGCCGACTATGCCGCAGTAATTGCGTATGCGGATGCTTCCTTTGCAGCGCAGTCAGAAGAAATGAAATTTGTAAACGCTCAGGTACCAAATCCTTTTGCACGTTTCCACAGGGATCGTTCTGCATTATTTGTGTCGAAGAGTTTTTATGAGAAGATGCTGGCAAATGGTCCTGCAGATGCAAGAACAGAGTCATTCTTTACGAAACTGGAAACGACTCCGGGATCAGGTGTTTTCGAAGTGAAACCATTGGACAACGCACAGGAGAATCCTTTAGAAGGACAGAACCTGTATTCCATTTCCGCATTAATGAGTGAGTCAAATCCTATTTATATGATGAGCTACCATGAACTGCTATTCTTGAAAGCAGAAGCACAGGCGAGATTAGGACAGGATACGGCAGCTTTGGAAACCTTGGATAAAGCACTCGTTGCTGCATTTACAAAAACACAAAGGGTAACTTTTACACCAGAACAGGCGTCAACCTATTTTGCCAGTTTGGGAACCTTGACCGGAAATGATTTGTTGAAGAAAATTATGTTGGAAAAATACATTTCATTCTATGAAAATGAAGCCGTAGAAGCCTATAATGATATCCGACGCCTGAACGCTATGGGGAATGCTGATTTTATTCCTTTGGTACATCCTTCGCCGAATAAGTTTCCACAACGCTTATCCTACGGGAATTCTGATGTATCACGAAACCCGAATGTACAGGCCGCTTATGGGGACGGAAGTTATGTCTACACCGAAAAAGTATGGTGGGCAGGCGGAACCCGATAA